A single Xylanimonas cellulosilytica DSM 15894 DNA region contains:
- the hemW gene encoding radical SAM family heme chaperone HemW: MPQLPEGVPVPDDGALPEWVADRTPPVVEPVETTSARGRFGVYVHVPFCSVRCGYCDFNTYTASELGGGASQHSYATTALREVALAAKVLGTSGIRQRPVSTVFFGGGTPTMLPASHLVRILAGVRDAWGLAKDAEVTTEANPDSVTPESLAELRAGGFTRVSFGMQSAVPSVLATLERTHDPRRIPDVVRWARDAGLDVSLDLIYGTPGESLDDWRTSLETAIATGVDHVSAYALVVEPGTKMGAQVRRGLLPTPDEDDQATKYELADALLTEAGLGWYEVSNWSRLGHECRHNLAYWRGDDWWGIGPGAHSYIAAPPADSPVVEPPPVVEPVETTPAPPAGVRWWNVKHPRRYAALLEAGTTPAAARELLTHDDGQLERVMLQIRLREGLPLDALTPSARRAVGTLVGQGLLDGRAALGSDGTQRRALLTLRGRLLADAVVRALTD; the protein is encoded by the coding sequence GTGCCGCAGCTCCCCGAGGGCGTCCCGGTGCCCGACGACGGAGCGCTGCCGGAATGGGTCGCCGACCGCACCCCTCCGGTGGTCGAGCCTGTCGAAACCACCTCCGCCCGCGGCCGCTTCGGCGTCTACGTGCACGTCCCGTTCTGCTCGGTGCGCTGCGGCTACTGCGACTTCAACACGTACACCGCGTCCGAGCTGGGCGGCGGCGCGTCGCAGCACTCCTACGCGACGACGGCGCTGCGCGAGGTCGCGCTCGCTGCGAAGGTCCTGGGCACCTCCGGGATCCGGCAGCGCCCGGTCTCGACCGTGTTCTTCGGCGGCGGCACGCCCACGATGCTCCCGGCGTCGCATCTGGTGCGGATCCTCGCGGGCGTCCGTGACGCGTGGGGTCTCGCGAAGGACGCCGAGGTGACCACCGAGGCAAACCCGGACTCCGTGACGCCCGAGTCACTGGCCGAGCTGCGCGCCGGCGGGTTCACCCGCGTGAGCTTCGGCATGCAGTCCGCGGTGCCGTCGGTGCTGGCCACCCTGGAGCGCACGCACGACCCGCGGCGCATCCCCGACGTCGTCCGGTGGGCGCGCGACGCCGGCCTGGACGTGAGCCTCGACCTGATCTACGGCACGCCGGGGGAGAGCCTCGACGACTGGCGGACGTCGCTGGAGACCGCGATCGCCACGGGCGTCGACCATGTGTCCGCGTACGCGCTGGTGGTGGAGCCGGGCACCAAGATGGGCGCCCAGGTGCGCCGCGGCCTGCTGCCCACGCCCGACGAGGACGACCAGGCCACCAAGTACGAGCTCGCGGACGCCCTGCTCACCGAGGCCGGGCTCGGGTGGTACGAGGTGAGCAACTGGTCCAGGCTGGGCCACGAGTGCCGTCACAACCTCGCCTACTGGCGCGGCGACGACTGGTGGGGCATCGGCCCGGGCGCCCACTCCTACATCGCCGCCCCCCCGGCCGACTCCCCGGTGGTTGAGCCGCCCCCGGTGGTTGAGCCTGTCGAAACCACCCCCGCACCCCCCGCGGGCGTGCGCTGGTGGAACGTCAAGCACCCGCGTCGCTACGCCGCGCTGCTGGAGGCGGGCACCACGCCGGCCGCGGCCCGCGAGCTGCTCACGCACGACGACGGTCAGCTCGAGCGGGTGATGCTCCAGATCCGCCTGCGCGAAGGGCTGCCGCTCGATGCGCTGACGCCGTCGGCCCGCCGCGCCGTCGGCACCCTGGTGGGCCAGGGGCTGCTGGACGGGCGCGCGGCGCTGGGCTCCGACGGGACCCAGCGCCGCGCGCTGCTGACGTTGCGCGGCCGCCTGCTGGCGGACGCGGTGGTGCGGGCGCTCACCGACTGA
- a CDS encoding DUF4870 domain-containing protein yields MSDSQNPPPEQQPDQPPYGTPPGGPPSGPPPGQPSYGPPSGAYPPPGPYPPGGQYPPGHYPPPGGYYAPPPPLAEHDARTWASAAHWAPLVLLIVTSGSLAWAAPLIIWLVFRHRSWLVDDQAKEALNFQITLVIAVIVGAITLVFIVGIIILVAALVLSIVCGIQGAIRANNGEPYRYPICIRFVK; encoded by the coding sequence GTGAGCGACTCCCAGAACCCGCCGCCGGAGCAGCAGCCGGACCAGCCCCCGTACGGCACCCCGCCGGGCGGGCCGCCCTCCGGCCCTCCGCCCGGGCAGCCCTCGTACGGTCCGCCCTCGGGCGCGTACCCGCCGCCGGGACCGTACCCGCCGGGCGGCCAGTACCCGCCCGGCCATTACCCGCCGCCGGGGGGCTACTACGCGCCCCCGCCACCGCTCGCCGAGCACGACGCCCGCACGTGGGCGTCGGCGGCGCACTGGGCGCCGCTCGTGCTGCTGATCGTCACCAGCGGCTCGTTGGCGTGGGCGGCCCCGCTGATCATCTGGCTCGTGTTCCGCCACCGGAGCTGGCTCGTGGACGACCAGGCCAAGGAGGCGCTCAACTTCCAGATCACGCTGGTGATCGCCGTGATCGTCGGAGCCATCACGCTCGTGTTCATCGTCGGGATCATCATCCTCGTCGCGGCGCTCGTCCTGAGCATCGTCTGCGGTATCCAGGGAGCGATCCGCGCGAACAACGGCGAGCCGTACCGCTACCCGATCTGCATCCGCTTCGTGAAGTGA